In the genome of Granulibacter bethesdensis CGDNIH1, one region contains:
- a CDS encoding CCA tRNA nucleotidyltransferase, translating into MTEEKPFLYPSWLDDPALQDVLAVLPQARPVGGCVRDALAGRPVADIDLAVPMPPEQTLQRLEQAGLHSIPTGLSHGTVTAVSRGQHFEITSLRRDLATDGRHAEVSFTDDWQEDAARRDFTINAMSLSPDGTLHDYFGGLDDLRAGRVRFVGQAGRRVAEDRLRALRFFRFQARYGRWEQGTEPDAAAMQAITAMAGELTQLSAERVWSELRRILTGPHLAAILAAMEQTGVLPVLFPAGYDPAPLVEAVANGMPGEGLAEEAIPRLALLVGAKEPPRALAERLRLSGQEAGRLTTCLDGSVPVWDGAADMVSLRRLLADDPAQALIDRAWVMLRDERAAHLTRLLTPLSRPNFPLAGRDLLAAGLAVPGPALGHLLDTLRTEWLRRGCREGEEEKAALLAWVKDGVKAGGI; encoded by the coding sequence TTGACGGAAGAAAAACCATTTCTGTATCCATCATGGCTGGATGATCCGGCCCTGCAGGATGTGCTGGCGGTTTTGCCGCAGGCGCGTCCGGTGGGGGGATGCGTGCGGGATGCGCTGGCAGGGCGGCCGGTGGCGGATATCGATCTTGCCGTGCCGATGCCGCCGGAGCAGACGTTGCAACGTCTGGAACAGGCTGGCCTGCACAGTATTCCCACCGGGCTTTCCCACGGTACGGTGACAGCGGTGAGCAGGGGCCAGCATTTCGAGATCACCAGCCTGCGCCGGGATCTGGCGACGGATGGCCGCCATGCCGAGGTGTCCTTCACCGATGACTGGCAGGAGGATGCGGCGCGGCGGGATTTTACCATCAACGCCATGTCCCTGTCGCCGGATGGCACGCTGCATGATTATTTCGGCGGTCTGGACGATCTGCGCGCTGGCCGGGTCCGCTTCGTAGGGCAGGCGGGGCGGCGGGTGGCAGAGGACCGGCTGCGGGCGCTGCGTTTTTTCCGCTTTCAGGCCCGCTATGGCCGGTGGGAACAGGGGACGGAGCCGGATGCGGCGGCGATGCAGGCCATTACCGCCATGGCCGGAGAGTTGACGCAGCTGTCGGCGGAGCGTGTGTGGAGCGAGTTGCGCCGTATCCTCACCGGCCCGCATCTGGCGGCGATACTGGCGGCGATGGAGCAGACCGGTGTGCTGCCGGTGCTGTTTCCCGCCGGATACGATCCCGCACCGTTGGTCGAGGCGGTTGCAAACGGCATGCCCGGCGAAGGCCTGGCGGAGGAAGCAATCCCGCGCCTCGCTTTGCTGGTGGGGGCAAAGGAGCCTCCCCGCGCCTTGGCCGAGCGCCTGCGTCTGTCCGGTCAGGAGGCAGGCCGGTTGACCACCTGCCTGGATGGTTCTGTGCCGGTGTGGGATGGTGCTGCGGATATGGTGAGCCTGCGCCGTCTGCTGGCTGATGATCCGGCGCAGGCTCTGATTGATCGCGCCTGGGTCATGTTGCGCGATGAGCGGGCGGCGCATCTGACACGCCTTCTGACGCCTTTGAGCCGCCCGAATTTCCCATTGGCGGGCCGCGATCTGCTGGCGGCCGGTCTCGCCGTGCCCGGCCCGGCGCTCGGCCATTTGCTCGACACCCTCCGCACGGAATGGCTCCGGCGCGGCTGTCGGGAGGGGGAGGAGGAAAAGGCGGCGTTGCTGGCGTGGGTGAAGGATGGCGTGAAGGCGGGAGGAATTTAA